In Paenibacillus durus, the DNA window TATGCAACAATGCGGAGATTTACGAGACAGTTCCTGCTGATACGAGGACCAAACGTAAAGATAAAGGCAAGGGGAAGGGCGGCGAAGTAGAGACGGCGCCGTCCACAGCCAAGATCTGGGAGCTCAAAGGCGACCCGACAGAGGGGGCGCTTGTGGCGCTGTCCGCGAAGATGGGACTGACCGCCTCGGCGCTTGCCGTAACCTTCACCAGAGACAAGGAGTTTCCGTTCGATTCCGAACGCAAGCTGATGTCGGTGACCCTGACCCATCCCGGCGGCCGCATGGTGTGCACGAAGGGCGCGCCGGACGTGCTGCTGAGCCGCTGTTCATATATGCTGTGGGAGGGCCAGGTTGTGCCCTGCACGCCGACTCTGCGGCAAAAAGCGCTGGAAGCGAACGAAGCGATGGCTTCGGACGCCCTCCGGGTGCTCGGTCTGGCTTACCGGGAGCTGCGGTCTAATGAGCAAGCTAATTCAGAGAAGGATGCCGAAAGCCAGCTGGTCTTCGCCGGGCTTGCCGGCATGATCGATCCGCCGCGCCGGGAGGTGCGGGATGCGATCAGCGTCACCCGGCGGGCAGGCATCAAGACGGTGATGATCACCGGCGATCACGGCACCACCGCCGAGGCGATTGCGGGTCAGCTCGGCATCCTCCAGCGAGGGGGCAAGGTGCTGACAGGCAGTCAGCTGTTGCGGATGGACGACGATGCGCTCGATAAATTGTCGGACAGTGTCAGCGTCTACGCCCGCGTGTCGCCCGAGCACAAGCTGCGCATCGTAAAGTCGCTGCAGCGTAACGGCCATGTCGTCGCCATGACGGGCGACGGAGTCAACGACGCCCCGGCCATCAAGGCGGCGGACATCGGCATTGCCATGGGCATTACGGGAACAGATGTAAGTAAGGAAGCCTCGGCGCTCATCTTAGGAGACGATAATTTCTCGACCATTGTAGCTGCGATAGAGGAAGGCCGGAGCATCTATGAGAATATCCGCAAATTCATCCGGTATTTGCTCGCTTCGAATGTCGGCGAGATTCTGACCATGTTCTTTGCGATGATGCTCGGTCTGCCGCTCCCGCTTGTGCCCATCCAGATTTTGTGGGTCAATCTGGTCACGGACGGCCTGCCCGCCATGGCACTTGGCGTAGACCAGCCCGAGAAGGATTTGATGGAACACAAGCCGCGCGGCGCCAAAGAGAATATCTTCGCCCGCCGGCTCGGCTGGAAGATCGTCAGCCGCGGCATTCTGATCGGGCTGTGCACGCTGGCCGCCTTCTGGCTGACGCTTCGTGTTGCCCCGGAAGATCCGGCCCGGCTGGTCAGAGCACAGTCGGTAGCGTTCGCCACGCTCGTTATGGCCCAGCTGTTCCATGTATTCGACTGCCGGAGCTCACGCTCCGTGTTCCACCGGAACCCGTTCCAGAATAAATATCTTGTGCTTGCGGTACTCTCGTCCGTGCTGCTGATGCTGGCGGTTATGTACATTCCGGTGATGCAGCCGATCTTCAAGACGATCCCTCTGGGCTTCCGGGACTGGTCGCTGTGTCTGGTCGCCGCCGGAATACCTACCTTCCTGATGGGCGCAGGCAGCGTCTGGAGCGGGAAGCGGAACCGGAAGCGCAGCCGCGGCGGCAGCGCCGGCGGACAGACGGTGCTGAAAAGTACAAAAATTTCGGCATAAAATTAATAGCTTTGTCTCCCTCCTTGCGGTATGCTTGTTGCAATTAATCGAAGGAGTGGACGAAGCATGGAATTTACCAAAATGCATGGACTCGGCAACGACTTCATTGTCGTATTCGGAGAGAAGTCACTGCCGGACAACGCGTCTGATCTGGCCGTTAAATTATGCAATCGGTTCTTCGGCATCGGAGCAGACGGACTTGTATATATTTTACCCTCGGAACGCGGGGACTACATGATGCGGATTATCAATTCCGACGGATCTGAAGCGGAGCAGTGCGGCAACGCCATCCGCTGTGTATCGAAATACGTCTATGACCATGGGTATGTACAGTCGGAGCAAATCGTCATTGAAACGATAGGTGCGGGTGAACAGAAAGTAAAGCTGCAGGTGAAGAACGGAAAGGTTGAGACGGTAACTGTCGATATGGGCGAGCCCGTACTGGCGGGCCCCAAAATTCCCGTAAACATTGACGCCGAGCCGGTGCTGGGACAGCCAATTGAGGCGGATGGGCAGGAATTCATTTTTACTGCTGTGTCGATGGGCAATCCGCACTGCGTTATCTACGTTGACGACGCTGTTAACTTCGATCTGGCGACCTGGGGGCCTAAGCTGGAAGTTCACCCTCTCTTCCCTCGAAAAGTAAACGTCGAATTCGCCACCGTGAAAAACCGCGGATGGATCGACATGCGCGTATGGGAACGGGGAGCCGGACCTACGCTGGCTTGCGGAACGGGCGCCTGCGCCACGCTTGTATCTTCCGTGCTTAATGGAGTGAGTGACCGTGCGGCATGGGTAAGCCTAAAGGGCGGCGATCTGTACATTGAATGGAATGAAGAAGACAATCATGTGTATATGACAGGCCCGGCTGAAGCGGTTTATACGGGTTCCGTGTCCTTGTAAGGGATAGAAAATTCCTGCGAAGAACCATTCATTTATTAGGTCAATCGGCAGCTTGCCGGTTGGCCTTTTTGCCGTTTTATGACACCTGCCGAAGCCATGTGCTCCTCCTTCCATGCGAATAACAAACGCGGAAGCCGTAAATAATGGAAAAAAGAAGTTGGAATTGAGGCGAGTGCGGATGAAAAAAAACGGACCAAACAGTCAGAACGAATCTGCCGGGGCTTCGGGTAATCCAGCGGCCGGAACCGGTAACCAGGCAGTCCTTACCATTTCGGACAATCTTGCTGAGACGCTGGAAAATATGAAGCGTGAGCTTGGGTCAAGTCCCGATCTGAAGATCCGGAAGTTTCGGATCGGTTCGGCCGAACCGTTCTGGGCGGCAGCCGTTTATATGGACGGAATGGTCAACACGGCGGCTGTCGATGAATTCGTCCTGGAAGCTTTGATGGAAAATCCCGAAGATGCGGCCGAGGAGGTGCCCCGGGAACCGCAGGACAGGCTTGGGCTCGTCCTAGCGAGAGGGCTGGAGCTTGGCGAAATTGCAATTAGAGACAATTGGGATGACATGATGCTCTCTCTTCTTTCGGGCAACACTATCATTCTGCTCGATGGCTGCAGTAAGGCTATTGAGGGTGGTACCAAAGGGGGAGCGTGGCGAACCGTCAGCGAGCCTTCCTCCCAGATTGTGATCCGGGGGCCGAAAGATTCTTTTATCGAGTCGATCATTACAAATATTGCTCTAATCCGAAGACGGATCAAATCGCCGAAGCTTTGGGTTGAATTTATGAAATTTGGCACTGTGACGAATACGGACGTTGCCCTTTTATATATGAAAGACAGGGCGGAAGCGAAAGTCCTTGATCAAGTAAAAATGCGCCTGAGCAAGATCGACATTGAAGCGGTTCTGGAATCCAGTTATATCGAGCAGCTTATTCAGGACAAAGTATTCACCCCGTTCCCGACGGTATTTAATACGGAGCGTCCTGATGTCGCGGCGGCCAATTTACTGGAAGGAAGAATTGTATTAATCGTAGACGGTACGCCATTTGTGCTTATCGTGCCGACGGTATTGGCCCAGTTTCTTCAATCGACCGATGATTACAGCCTGCGGTTTGACATTGCCACGCTCATGCGCTTGGTGCGCTATGTCAGCTTGATTATTCTGCTACTGGGGCCCTCGGTTTTTATTGCGTTGACTACCTTCCACTATGAAATGGTACCGACGCCTATGCTGATCAGCCTGCTGGCCCAGCGGGAGAATGTCCCTTTTCCGGCTGCGATCGAAGCGATCATTATGGAGGCCGCATTTGAAATTTTGAGAGAGGCCGGCATCCGGATGCCGAGAGCGGTGGGACAGACCGTTTCGGTGGTCGGCGCCTTGATTCTAGGCACGGCCGTAGTGGAAGCCGGCATTATTACGCCGGTCATGGTCATTGTGGTCGCGCTGACCGGTATCGCAAGCTTTGCCATTCCATCCTACAATCTAGCCGTCGCGGGCCGGATCGTCCGCTTCGGATTTATGATCGCTGCGTCGATGTTCGGGTTCTATGGCATTACGCTGGGACTGATCGTATTGATTGCCCATCTCAACAGCCTGCAATCTTTTGGTACTCCCTATTTAGCCCCGTTCAGTCCGTTTTCTGTGAGAGGCCAAAAGGATACGATCGTGAGAGTGCCCATGTTCTTGGTTAATCTCAGGCCGAATAAGCTTGGACATATGAACGATAACGATAAATCAGGTAAGGACAAAGGAACATCCGATTCAGGGAAGGATGGGCAGACCGGTGCTTAAACTATGGAAGCTGCTGGTGGTGTCGGGGCTTCTTCTTTTTGTGGCCGGCTGCTGGGACAGCATTGAACTGAACAAGAGAGCTATAGTATCTGGCGTATCTATCGATAAGGGGCCGTCGAAGGAGAAAAAATACAGCGTGTCCTTCCAGGTCGTTGTAGCGGATGAAATAACCGGGAAAAACAGCAGGGGGAACGCCCCTGTCGCTCTATACAAAGGAAGCGGCCGGTCCATTTATGAGGCGCTCGGCAACGCTTCACGCCAATCCCCGCGAATTCTCTCTCTGGGCCATTCAAAGGTGATCATCATATCCGAAGAGCTCGCCCGTGAAGGGATTCGGGATCTCATGGATCTTTTTGAACGGGAATCCGAAATGCGGCTGAGCACCCTGGTCTTTGTGTCCAGAGGACAGCGAGCGGAAGACATTCTTTCCGTAATGACGGTATTCGGCAAAATCCCTGCCAACGACCTTGTTCAGAAGCTGGAAACGGGAAACCGCTCCTTCGGTTACAATTTCCGAATTGAGGTGGATGATGTAATCCGCGGGATATTGGCGAAACAGGCAGGGGCGATTATCAACGGCGTGCTTGTCAAGGGCGATCTGGAAGCGGGGGAAACGAAGGGGAATGTGGAGGGCATCAAGCCAAAGGCCATTCTGAAAAACGCAGGTCTTGCCGTATTCAAGCAGGATAAACTGATGGCATTCCAAGATGGCATAGAAGGAATGGGCCTGAGCCTGATCCACAACAAGCTGACTGAATATCCGTTATTTCTTGACTTTGGGAATAATGAATCTGCCACCTTTAGTATGTTCAAGGTGCATACCTCGGTCAGGGCTATTGCGAAAGATCCGGAGCATCCGGATATCTACATCAGCGTAATGCAGCAAGCCGCTTTGAAAGAATACAACGGTGCACTGGATATTTCCAAGTCTTCCGTACTAAGAAACTGGGAAAAGCTTCTGAGTGAGGAAACCAGGAAGGAAATCGATGCCGCCGTCAAAGTGGCCATGCGCCTAAACATCGATTATATCCGGTTCAATGAGAGCGTGGAGCGGAATAACCCCAAAGGCTATAAAAGGGTCAAGGACCGCTGGGATATCATCTTTCCGCGGTGTAAAGTGCACATCAAGGTCAACACCCTTGTCCGTCATACCGAGATGAGGACCCGTTCCTTGCGATCGTCGGAAGAGAGAGAGGAATAGGAATGGAGGGATTTCATGCGTGATATCAGAATTGGCCCTGTACATTTTTTTTCTCTGGTTCTCATGTTTGAGCTGGGGACGGCGCTAGTGGTCAATGTTGGAATGGAAGCTGGTAGAGACGCCTGGATTGCCATCTTCCTGGGCTGTTTGGTGGGCATGCTCATCTATACCGGTTACAATTATCTGTTCAAGCTGTATCCGGACCTGCCGTTATCCGGCTATGCACGAGCGATTCTCGGCAAACCGCTTGGGGCGGTCGTGGTCATTCTTTATGCGGTTATCTTCTTGAATGGAGCCGGCCGCGATTTGCGCGATGGCAGCGCTCTATTGGTCATGGCCTCCTTGAACCGAACGCCGATCCTGATCGTTGCTGCGATGATGATTTTGTCCTGCGGATACGTGCTGCATAAGGGACTTGAGGTGCTGGCCCGGACCTCGTTTATTATTATGATTTTTGTGCTGATGATCGGCGGGATTATTACGCTGCTAATGCTTTTTTCCGGGGAAATGGAATGGCCGCGCATTCTGCCTATGCTGGGGGATGGAATCAAACCGGTGGCCCTTTCGGTGATCCGTTCGAATTATATGTTTCCGTTCGGCGAAGTCTTCTGTTTTATGATGCTGATGCCTTATATCGGCGACAAAAAAAGAGCGGTTTGGGTTGTCCCTTCCGCAATCCTGGCAGCCGGTTTGATTATCAGCTACACGGCGCTCGTCAATATTACTGTACTGGGCAGCGACATGGTGGAGCGTTCTCCGTTTCCCCTGCTATCCACCGTAAGTAAAGCGGCATTGTCCGATTTTATTCAGCGATTGGACGTTTTGGTGGTAATGCTGCTGATTATCGGCGTCTTTTTTAAAGTAGCCGTTTACTACGGTGCAGCGGTGATCGCCATCTCGGACCTGTTCAATCTCCCTTACCGGACGTTGATTATTCCCTCGGCGATTATTATTTTATTCTCCGGCATGCTGGATTCGCGA includes these proteins:
- a CDS encoding calcium-translocating P-type ATPase, SERCA-type, with amino-acid sequence MEQKSWHRLGSEELQKTFAVSPQRGLDDEEAEARRQEKGLNELSEGEKISPLTLLLNQFKDFMVLVLMGATLVSGLLGEYLDAITIVAIIALNGVLGFVQEFRAERSLRALKQLSAPSAKVLRGGTVQHIPAKQLVPGDIVQLESGDRVPADVRWLTCSALYCEESALTGESLPVSKHSEPIHAEEVPLGDQKNIGFMGTMVTRGTGKAMVVRTGMDTEMGKIANLIQSTDTQETPLQRRLEQLGKILIYVSLALTVVVVLAGILHGQPAVSMFLAGVSLAVAAIPEGLPAIVTIALALGVQRMIKRKAIVRKLPSVETLGCASVICSDKTGTLTQNKMTVTHVWSGGRSFDVTGEGYTPSGTILDKGKPADLKHNQSLRRLLQIGALCNNAEIYETVPADTRTKRKDKGKGKGGEVETAPSTAKIWELKGDPTEGALVALSAKMGLTASALAVTFTRDKEFPFDSERKLMSVTLTHPGGRMVCTKGAPDVLLSRCSYMLWEGQVVPCTPTLRQKALEANEAMASDALRVLGLAYRELRSNEQANSEKDAESQLVFAGLAGMIDPPRREVRDAISVTRRAGIKTVMITGDHGTTAEAIAGQLGILQRGGKVLTGSQLLRMDDDALDKLSDSVSVYARVSPEHKLRIVKSLQRNGHVVAMTGDGVNDAPAIKAADIGIAMGITGTDVSKEASALILGDDNFSTIVAAIEEGRSIYENIRKFIRYLLASNVGEILTMFFAMMLGLPLPLVPIQILWVNLVTDGLPAMALGVDQPEKDLMEHKPRGAKENIFARRLGWKIVSRGILIGLCTLAAFWLTLRVAPEDPARLVRAQSVAFATLVMAQLFHVFDCRSSRSVFHRNPFQNKYLVLAVLSSVLLMLAVMYIPVMQPIFKTIPLGFRDWSLCLVAAGIPTFLMGAGSVWSGKRNRKRSRGGSAGGQTVLKSTKISA
- the dapF gene encoding diaminopimelate epimerase produces the protein MEFTKMHGLGNDFIVVFGEKSLPDNASDLAVKLCNRFFGIGADGLVYILPSERGDYMMRIINSDGSEAEQCGNAIRCVSKYVYDHGYVQSEQIVIETIGAGEQKVKLQVKNGKVETVTVDMGEPVLAGPKIPVNIDAEPVLGQPIEADGQEFIFTAVSMGNPHCVIYVDDAVNFDLATWGPKLEVHPLFPRKVNVEFATVKNRGWIDMRVWERGAGPTLACGTGACATLVSSVLNGVSDRAAWVSLKGGDLYIEWNEEDNHVYMTGPAEAVYTGSVSL
- a CDS encoding spore germination protein, with protein sequence MKKNGPNSQNESAGASGNPAAGTGNQAVLTISDNLAETLENMKRELGSSPDLKIRKFRIGSAEPFWAAAVYMDGMVNTAAVDEFVLEALMENPEDAAEEVPREPQDRLGLVLARGLELGEIAIRDNWDDMMLSLLSGNTIILLDGCSKAIEGGTKGGAWRTVSEPSSQIVIRGPKDSFIESIITNIALIRRRIKSPKLWVEFMKFGTVTNTDVALLYMKDRAEAKVLDQVKMRLSKIDIEAVLESSYIEQLIQDKVFTPFPTVFNTERPDVAAANLLEGRIVLIVDGTPFVLIVPTVLAQFLQSTDDYSLRFDIATLMRLVRYVSLIILLLGPSVFIALTTFHYEMVPTPMLISLLAQRENVPFPAAIEAIIMEAAFEILREAGIRMPRAVGQTVSVVGALILGTAVVEAGIITPVMVIVVALTGIASFAIPSYNLAVAGRIVRFGFMIAASMFGFYGITLGLIVLIAHLNSLQSFGTPYLAPFSPFSVRGQKDTIVRVPMFLVNLRPNKLGHMNDNDKSGKDKGTSDSGKDGQTGA
- a CDS encoding Ger(x)C family spore germination protein, with translation MLKLWKLLVVSGLLLFVAGCWDSIELNKRAIVSGVSIDKGPSKEKKYSVSFQVVVADEITGKNSRGNAPVALYKGSGRSIYEALGNASRQSPRILSLGHSKVIIISEELAREGIRDLMDLFERESEMRLSTLVFVSRGQRAEDILSVMTVFGKIPANDLVQKLETGNRSFGYNFRIEVDDVIRGILAKQAGAIINGVLVKGDLEAGETKGNVEGIKPKAILKNAGLAVFKQDKLMAFQDGIEGMGLSLIHNKLTEYPLFLDFGNNESATFSMFKVHTSVRAIAKDPEHPDIYISVMQQAALKEYNGALDISKSSVLRNWEKLLSEETRKEIDAAVKVAMRLNIDYIRFNESVERNNPKGYKRVKDRWDIIFPRCKVHIKVNTLVRHTEMRTRSLRSSEEREE
- a CDS encoding GerAB/ArcD/ProY family transporter — encoded protein: MRDIRIGPVHFFSLVLMFELGTALVVNVGMEAGRDAWIAIFLGCLVGMLIYTGYNYLFKLYPDLPLSGYARAILGKPLGAVVVILYAVIFLNGAGRDLRDGSALLVMASLNRTPILIVAAMMILSCGYVLHKGLEVLARTSFIIMIFVLMIGGIITLLMLFSGEMEWPRILPMLGDGIKPVALSVIRSNYMFPFGEVFCFMMLMPYIGDKKRAVWVVPSAILAAGLIISYTALVNITVLGSDMVERSPFPLLSTVSKAALSDFIQRLDVLVVMLLIIGVFFKVAVYYGAAVIAISDLFNLPYRTLIIPSAIIILFSGMLDSRSFVEHLEEGGEMLTFVYPVFTIVIPAVLIIVAAFRNYRSSSRAG